In one window of Fibrobacter sp. UWH6 DNA:
- a CDS encoding YeiH family protein produces the protein MKEKIAKIAFVALILAACCPCVASWMALMAGIVYAFVFGGPAFPKFAKKTQKYLLQGCVVGLGFGMNLQAALASGKDGMMFTIISVATVMVLGFVVGKIIKVDSKTSYLVSSGTAICGGSAIAAVAPVVDADDKQMSMSLGTIFVLNALALLIFPPLGHFFGLDNQQFGEWAAIAIHDTSSVVGAAAAYSDESLQVAAMVKCTRALWILPLALVTMLFFRKNAGKGKLNVVPWFIFLFAIAMVINTYLFPAIGVPAAVGTTIVAIAKRGFAVTLFLIGTGLSKAALQKCGPKPFIQGVILWLAIGIGSLLVIKGF, from the coding sequence ATGAAAGAAAAAATCGCAAAAATCGCCTTTGTCGCATTAATTCTTGCAGCCTGCTGCCCCTGCGTAGCATCCTGGATGGCCCTCATGGCAGGTATCGTCTACGCCTTTGTTTTTGGCGGTCCAGCCTTCCCCAAGTTCGCCAAGAAGACCCAGAAGTATCTGCTTCAGGGTTGCGTGGTTGGCCTGGGCTTCGGCATGAACCTGCAGGCGGCTCTCGCCAGCGGTAAGGACGGCATGATGTTCACCATCATCTCTGTGGCCACCGTCATGGTTCTGGGTTTTGTCGTAGGCAAGATCATCAAGGTGGATTCCAAGACTTCTTACCTGGTCAGCAGCGGTACAGCTATTTGCGGTGGTTCCGCCATCGCGGCAGTCGCTCCCGTTGTAGACGCCGACGACAAGCAGATGAGCATGTCCCTGGGCACCATCTTCGTGCTGAACGCCTTGGCTCTCCTCATCTTCCCTCCCCTGGGCCACTTCTTCGGTCTCGATAACCAGCAGTTCGGCGAATGGGCTGCCATCGCCATCCACGACACCAGTTCCGTGGTGGGTGCAGCAGCAGCCTACAGCGACGAATCCCTGCAGGTGGCCGCCATGGTCAAGTGCACCCGCGCTCTCTGGATTTTGCCCCTGGCTCTTGTTACCATGCTGTTCTTCCGCAAGAACGCCGGCAAGGGCAAGCTGAATGTGGTCCCCTGGTTCATCTTCCTGTTCGCCATCGCCATGGTCATTAACACCTACCTGTTCCCGGCCATCGGCGTTCCTGCAGCAGTCGGCACCACCATCGTCGCCATCGCCAAGCGTGGCTTTGCCGTTACTTTGTTCCTTATTGGTACAGGCCTCTCCAAGGCTGCTCTCCAGAAGTGCGGTCCCAAGCCCTTTATCCAGGGCGTGATCCTGTGGCTCGCCATCGGCATCGGAAGCCTTCTGGTAATCAAGGGATTCTAA
- the groES gene encoding co-chaperone GroES has product MIKPLADRIVVKPAEAEQKTSSGLFIPDNAKEKPMQGKVVAVGPGRKTENGETVAMEVKVGDVVIYGKYSGTEISVEGENYLIIKESDIFATL; this is encoded by the coding sequence ATGATCAAGCCTTTAGCAGATCGCATCGTTGTAAAGCCGGCTGAAGCCGAACAGAAGACCTCCTCCGGCCTCTTCATCCCGGATAACGCCAAGGAAAAGCCCATGCAGGGTAAGGTCGTGGCAGTAGGCCCGGGCCGCAAGACTGAAAACGGCGAAACCGTTGCTATGGAAGTCAAGGTTGGCGACGTGGTTATCTACGGCAAGTACAGCGGCACCGAAATCTCCGTCGAAGGCGAAAACTACCTGATCATCAAGGAATCCGACATCTTCGCAACTCTTTAA
- a CDS encoding Rpn family recombination-promoting nuclease/putative transposase: protein MDCKKKKYKPLEELTIRDNFMFVKVFSDEAIAKPFLKALLKIEIERVSVVGEAHQQADPNKKYIRFDVLVKEECNGIGRTFDLEMQMVDTKELPLRARYYQGISDTETMGNTHKYKELKEQYIIFLCPTDIFGQERPIYEFENREKNDPSLTLGDLTYKYFCNFSRYGAVTDESVRDYLKYFATDEASSAATKAISDKVDFYHKDPKTRSDYMTFKDMLEDEREEGREEGREEGRAEACKELAKGFRDAGISLEVIAKQTGLTPEEIKAL, encoded by the coding sequence ATGGACTGCAAAAAGAAGAAATACAAGCCTCTAGAAGAACTCACCATTCGCGACAATTTCATGTTTGTGAAAGTTTTCAGCGACGAGGCGATTGCAAAGCCTTTCCTAAAGGCTCTTCTGAAAATTGAGATCGAACGCGTAAGTGTCGTCGGCGAGGCCCACCAGCAGGCCGACCCGAACAAGAAATACATCCGCTTCGACGTTTTGGTCAAGGAGGAGTGCAATGGAATTGGTCGCACTTTCGATCTGGAGATGCAGATGGTCGATACCAAGGAATTGCCGTTGAGAGCTCGATACTACCAGGGAATTAGCGATACTGAAACCATGGGAAACACTCACAAGTACAAGGAACTCAAGGAACAATACATTATTTTTCTGTGCCCTACGGACATCTTCGGACAGGAACGTCCCATCTACGAATTCGAAAATCGTGAGAAGAACGATCCTAGCTTGACTTTGGGCGATCTCACCTACAAATATTTTTGTAATTTTAGCAGGTACGGCGCTGTAACCGATGAATCCGTTCGCGACTACCTCAAGTATTTCGCAACCGACGAAGCCTCATCTGCAGCAACGAAAGCCATCAGCGACAAGGTGGATTTCTACCACAAGGACCCTAAGACAAGGAGCGACTACATGACGTTTAAAGACATGCTTGAAGACGAACGTGAAGAGGGTCGTGAAGAGGGTCGTGAGGAGGGCCGTGCCGAGGCCTGCAAGGAACTTGCCAAGGGCTTTCGTGATGCGGGAATTTCATTAGAAGTTATCGCCAAACAAACAGGCCTTACCCCCGAAGAGATAAAAGCCCTGTAA
- a CDS encoding OmpA family protein produces MNRKFFALAMSVLVGFGAAFARDLVPNKTHAVLNVTYTNYDDVPQSHKKLTFVGQNNPKNKLVITTDQYGEASFHIPREETYTILCESLTGPFECGNTPYVSKTASSGGITVTFDDTRAELTGVTFKAGSAELVPTSLKTLDAAIAGLKRNPKALVEIQGHTSSEGSDELNDRLSQERAYSVKDYMVSKGISEGRLKANGYGSSQPKADNSTEAGRKANRRIELVVLSEE; encoded by the coding sequence ATGAATAGGAAGTTTTTTGCTCTTGCGATGTCCGTTCTGGTTGGCTTTGGTGCCGCTTTTGCCAGGGACCTTGTTCCCAACAAGACTCACGCTGTCTTGAACGTGACCTACACCAATTACGACGATGTTCCCCAGTCTCACAAGAAGCTGACTTTCGTCGGTCAGAACAATCCCAAGAACAAGCTTGTCATTACCACTGACCAGTATGGCGAAGCCAGCTTCCACATTCCCCGCGAAGAAACTTACACCATCCTTTGTGAAAGTTTGACCGGCCCCTTCGAATGCGGTAATACCCCTTATGTTTCCAAGACCGCAAGCTCCGGCGGCATCACCGTTACCTTCGACGATACCCGTGCCGAACTGACTGGCGTCACCTTCAAGGCTGGCAGTGCCGAACTGGTGCCCACATCTCTCAAGACTCTGGACGCAGCCATTGCAGGCCTGAAGCGCAACCCCAAGGCCCTCGTGGAAATCCAGGGCCATACCAGTTCCGAAGGCAGCGACGAACTGAACGATCGCCTGAGCCAGGAACGCGCCTACAGCGTCAAGGATTACATGGTGAGCAAGGGTATTTCCGAAGGTCGCCTCAAGGCTAACGGTTATGGTTCCAGCCAGCCCAAGGCCGACAACTCCACCGAAGCAGGTCGCAAGGCCAACCGCCGTATCGAACTGGTGGTTCTTTCGGAAGAATAA
- a CDS encoding S1 RNA-binding domain-containing protein, producing MDLGRYNRARVEEITPQGYYLELESGDRVLLPGNREKFTLEEGEILDVFVYTDSEDRPIATLEKPYAQVGEFAVLDVKDVNRFGAFLDWGLNKDLFLPFKQQLGELQRGDRCVVFILVDDKSNRIVATEKIKSFLDPDTSELHVGQRVQLAAYEVTKDHVDFLVDYRYTGRLMLTPGMERIYIGDTMPGFIQRFTADGKITLNLSPIGYKGLMKSDSPAAILRKLEEAGGSLPYGDHTDPEVIRQEFGMSKKTFKKLLGTLFRDGKIYISEDGISLV from the coding sequence ATGGATCTCGGAAGATATAACCGTGCCCGCGTAGAAGAAATTACCCCCCAGGGCTACTACCTGGAACTGGAAAGCGGCGACCGCGTGCTGCTCCCCGGCAACCGCGAAAAATTCACTCTTGAAGAAGGCGAAATCCTGGACGTGTTCGTGTACACCGACAGTGAAGACCGCCCCATCGCCACTTTGGAAAAGCCCTACGCCCAGGTAGGTGAATTCGCCGTGCTTGACGTCAAGGACGTAAACCGTTTCGGCGCCTTCCTGGACTGGGGTCTGAACAAGGACCTGTTCCTCCCCTTCAAGCAGCAGCTGGGCGAACTGCAGCGTGGCGACCGTTGCGTGGTGTTCATTCTTGTTGACGACAAGAGTAACCGAATCGTGGCCACCGAAAAAATCAAGAGCTTCCTGGATCCGGACACCAGCGAACTTCATGTGGGTCAGCGCGTCCAGCTGGCCGCCTACGAAGTCACCAAGGACCACGTAGACTTCCTGGTGGATTACCGCTACACCGGCCGCCTCATGCTCACTCCCGGCATGGAACGTATCTACATCGGCGACACCATGCCCGGCTTTATCCAGCGCTTTACCGCCGACGGAAAGATCACCTTGAACCTTTCCCCCATCGGCTACAAGGGCCTTATGAAGAGCGACAGCCCGGCAGCCATCCTCCGCAAGCTTGAAGAAGCGGGCGGCAGCCTCCCCTACGGCGACCACACCGACCCCGAAGTGATCCGCCAGGAATTCGGCATGTCCAAGAAGACTTTCAAGAAGCTTCTGGGCACCCTCTTCCGCGATGGCAAGATTTACATCAGCGAAGACGGAATCAGCCTGGTTTAA
- a CDS encoding DUF6434 domain-containing protein yields the protein MELRIAQERMSAQNRVRTAKPAVETIGLQTFIEDDFVCSEKHRAFFKMHIGKAFSFNVQFQNWLKSNAGRTYQEAICAYERILKEKKDHKSPVGNLQEYNAYIRDFFADNKGRSLEDAVCCWKYKKSLIGHNRYEKTDLVALKK from the coding sequence ATGGAACTTAGAATAGCTCAAGAAAGAATGTCGGCGCAGAATCGTGTGCGCACCGCAAAGCCTGCGGTGGAAACCATCGGCCTGCAGACTTTTATCGAAGACGATTTTGTCTGCTCCGAAAAGCATCGCGCCTTTTTCAAGATGCATATTGGCAAGGCATTCTCTTTCAACGTGCAGTTCCAGAACTGGCTGAAGTCCAATGCGGGCCGCACCTACCAGGAAGCCATCTGCGCCTACGAACGCATCCTGAAAGAAAAGAAAGATCACAAGTCTCCTGTAGGAAACCTGCAGGAATACAACGCCTACATCCGCGACTTCTTTGCCGACAACAAGGGCCGTTCCCTGGAAGATGCCGTCTGTTGCTGGAAATACAAGAAGTCTTTAATCGGACATAACCGTTACGAAAAGACGGACCTGGTGGCGCTAAAAAAGTAA